The DNA window CTTGAATACAGCGGTGAATCGCTCGGTCATCTCCGGCCATTTTCCCATATCCATCTGGTGAGGAAGGGATGATGGATCGATCTCGAGACCTTTCAGAAGCTCGGCATAGAATCTCCCCTCAATGGCCCCCACCGCCATAAACTTATTGTCAGCGGTCTCATAGGTCTGATAGAACGGGGCGCCGCTGTCCAGAACGTTGGTCCCGATATCGAGGGTCATCAGGTGGTGGGCCAGCATACCGTAAAAGAGGGTTGACAGGTTGGCCGCGCCGTCCACCATGGCCGCATCCACCACCTGTCCCTTCCCGGAACGGGTTCTTTCAACAATGGCCAGGAGAATGCCGAGGGCGCACAGCATCCCGCCCCCGGCAAAATCCCCCAGAAGGTTGCAGGGAGGGAGCGGCCGTTCCCCCTTTCTGCGGAAGAGCGACAGGGCCCCGGACAAGGCGATGTAGTCGATATCATGCCCGGCCATACCGGCATAAGCGCCGTTCTGTCCCCAGCCCGTCAGCCGGGCGTAAATCAACCCGGGATTCGTTCCCATCACCTCATCCGGACCCAATCCCAGGGCCTCCATCACGCCGGGCCGGTAAGGCTCTACCAGGACATCGGCATTACGGATCATTCTTCTGACAATCTCGACCCCTTCACCTGTTTTGAGGTTGACCCGAACAGACCGTTTGCCCCGGTCAAACGGGTTCTTCTCCATGATATTGGGGATCTCAGGGGCTCCTTTGGCTAATCGATCCACAACAGTCACGTCCGCCCCGAAATCGGCCAACAGCATGCCGCAATAAGGGGACGGGGCCAGACCGGCCATCTCGGTAACCTTGATTCCGTCTAATGGGCGCATATGCCTTTCCTCGGTAATTGAAGGTTTACGGTTGGTTCAGAATCCCTCATGATCGGTTGTCAATTCTCACTCGTCCCTTATGCGCCGTACGCCAGGACCTTCATCCAATCATCAATTTCGATGCCCGGCGTTTCCGCACCCGTCTCTTTGTAAAAGGCGGCCAGCAGGTCGCGGGCCGATTCAATCCTTCTGCTGTCAAGGGACCCTTCCAGGAGGTGAACCGCCCCTTCGGGAAAGCAGAAGAAGTCTCCGGACAGGCGGACTCGCCTGAATCGTCCCTCCTCCACTTCAAAGTCCGACCGTATCAGCCCGCCTGCCGCCTTGTGCACCCTCTGTACAACATCTATTCCTGCCCGGATCTTCACGCTCCGGCCTTCCCGCGGCCGCCCCTTTTGATGGAGCCATTCCTCTGACAGCATCCGTTCTCTCAGATCATCCATCTTTTTCATCAGGGCCCGGTCCCTGACACCGGGGGTCATCGGTCCCAGCAACGCCTGAAAGGCCTCACCCATGAGGCGGTTCAATCGCGCTTCGGTCCACTCTCTTGCCGCATCCGTGCCCAGCTCGCGCCGTATGGTGGAGAGATTATCGTAGAGGGTCTTGTGGACCTTGTCACGAAATTTCTCATCCGGGACCCTCAGGACCTTCGCCATCATCTCATAATCGAAATCCACGATCAAATTCCCCACAAAGACGACCGCATCTCCGATCTCGCCGGCGCCGGTACCGGATATTTTACGTGTTCCTGCGACCACATCATTGACCGGCTTGAATCTCACAGGGATGCCGACCCTTTGATAGACGTCAAGGATGGGCTGAAGAAATTTCCTATAAAACGCCTCTTTGTTCCTGGGGACCTGGGGGTTGTTTTTGTGAAGAACCAGTTGAAAAAAGAGCTGGTGCCCGTCAAGATAGACCGCCCCTCCGCCCACTTCGCGCCTGAAGACGGGGATATGGTTGGCCCTGCAGAAACCCAGATCGACCTCCTGTTCCACATCCTGATGAAATCCGATGCAGACATAGGGGGTGGCCGGAGAAACCAGAGAGAGTGCCTCCCGCCCCAATCTGGCCAGGGCATGGTATATCAGCTGCGACTCGTCCCAGGGGACCTTTCCCAGGTTGTAAAGCTCCACGTGAAAATTACCTTTCTCAATCCACCAACTGCCGGCAGTGGGTCTCCGTGGTGAAACAGATGAGGACGGCCGAGAGAATCGACCCCATTATCATCAGGCTGAACGCGGACTGGTACGCATTCAGCTGATAGATTTTTACCCCGTTTTCCAGACCTCCGCTCCAATTCCTGTCCAGGACCCACCCCATGACCGGCTGCAGCACCATGGCCCCCGTCATAACCCCCATGTTGCAGACGCCGGATACGGTCCCTGTCAGCGAAGGGGGCACCGATTCCTTGACAAAAGCAAAACCGATGATCATGGCACCCGACGCAAACCCCACGATGGAAATCAGTACGGTCAACAGCCATACCGGCCACTGCGGCATAAACAGAATCAGACCCCAGCCGGCACAGGCCACAAAACAGCCCGCCGCATACAGCGGCTTTCTCCGGCCGATCCTGTCTGACATCGCCCCCAGCACAGGCCCTCCGAAGGCCCAGGCGATCAACAGAACCGAGGTCAGGGCAGCGCTCTCGGCAGGAGAGAGGCCGTAATGGGTCGACAGGAACGGTACCCCCCACAGGCCTGAAAAGGCCAGGACCGGGCCGGCCATGCCGGCCGGCGCAATGGACAGAAGCCAGGTGTTCTTGTAATGAAATACCTTCAATAAACCGGCAAATACCGATGCGGCGGCATCCGGCCGGATATTGGCAGAGGGGATGAAACTGGCATACCCCCGTTCGGACGGATCATCCCGTACCACGATCCAGATCGCCACGGCGATGGCAAGAGACACGCCCGCCGAGGCCAGCATCACCGGCCGCCACCCGAAGTGCTCCACCAGTATCCGCAACGGCACACCCGCGGACACGGCCCCGACCACGCCGCAAAAAAGGCCCAGGCCGCTGGTCAGGGCAAACCGCCGCGGCGGAAACCAGTGCATGGAGAGCTTGAGCATGGCAACCCAGGCCACGCCCACCGCCCCCCCAATCAGTAGACGTCCAATATTGGCGAGGATGAGGACGGGGGCCATGGCAAAGAGAAAAGCCCCTAAACACGCAATAAATGCCCCGGTAGTGAGGAGTTTTTTGGGTCCCCAAGAGTCGGCCAGAATCCCTGTCGGGATCTGCATGGCGACATAGCTGTAGAAATAGAACGCAGAGAGGTTCCCCAAGGCGGCGGCACCGATACTGAAATCGGCCATCAGGTGATCTGTCATCACGGCCGGCGCCACCCGCTGGTAAAAACCGCTCAGGTAAAAGGCAGCCCCCAGCCCCCAGATGGCCCAGGAGAGACCTGCGGGTGGATGCTTCTTAGGATCGGTCATAACAACAGGCCCTGATCACGATCCCCACCCTCTTTTCCCGGGCTCTCTTGCTTCGATGCCGGCAGGTATATGTTGAAGGTGCTTCCTTTGGTTTTCTCACTGCTCGCGTCCATGATCCCGCCATGATTCCGGATGATTCCATAGGCGGCGGCCAACCCCAGGCCCATCCCCTGTCCCACGGTTTTGGTGGTGAAAAAGGGCTCGAATATTTTTTCCAGGGTCCAGGCGTCCATGCCCATACCCGTGTCCCTGACAGATATTCTCACATACCTGCCGGGGTCTACTCCGTAGGTATGCACGAATTCCCTGCCAAGCCGTATGTTTTTCGTCTCCAAAAACAACACCCCGCCGTCCGGCATGGCCTGCCATGCGTTGATACAGAGGCTCATCAGGACCTGCTCGATCTGCACCGGATCCACTTCCACCATCAGGATCCCCTTCTGATATGTGGGATGAACGCTGATTTCCTTTTTGGTGCGGACAAACAACTCTTCGGTCCGCTTCAGCAGTTGATTGAGATCGGTCAGCTCAGGCCGATATCTCCTTTCCCTGGCAAAGGCCAGGAGATGCCGGGTCATCTCCGCCCCTTTCTGGACATACCCCTCGATGTTCCTCAACCTTTCGCATTCAGGGCTGCTTGGATCTTTTCCGTACAGTGCCAGAGAGGCATTCGCCTGGATGACCATCAGGAGGTTGTTGAACTCATGGGCAATGCCCCCGGCCAGGGTGCCGATGGAGGCCATCCGCTGAGACCGGTGGAAATGGGTTTCCAGCCGCCTCTTATCGGTGATATCCCTCAGAAAACTGAGAATGGCCGGCTTCTCCTCCCATCGGATGGGGACTGAATTCAATTCCACCCATAACTCCTCATACGCCCGGTGCAGGATTCTGAAGGCATAAGTGCCGGAAAATTCCTCCCCGGCCAATCCCCGTCGATACCTTTCGGCCACAGCATCCCTCTCCTCAGGATGGACGCAATCGAGAAAACGGATCTCAGCCGGGTCTGCCCGATCCATGCCGAATATCTCAACGGCCCGTTTGTTGGGAAATTTTATCCTCCCTTCCTGCAAGACAAATATGGCGTCACTGGCATTTTCAAACAGGAGCCGATACCGTTCCTCGCTCTTCTTCAGGGCCTTTTCAGCCTCCTTCTGATGGGTGACATCTTTCAGGATGACGATGACCTTCCCATCATCCCCGGGGATGGGTTGCACATCTATGGTCACCTGTTTCCCGTTCAACGACAGTGGGCATTCCTCAGATATCCGTTTGGCATGGTCACTTTCATCCTCAAGAAATTTGGCGATCCGGACACGATCATCTTTTGCGAAAAGGTCCGGAAAATAGTGCCCCAGCACATCCTCTTCGGGCAAACCCGTTACCTCGGACGCGCCTCGATTGGCATAGACGATCCTTCCGTCCGAAGCAATATCGAAAATCCCCTCGTCCATCTGCTCCAATATGACTTCAAGATGCCTCATGCCCAAAAGGAGTTCCCTGGTGATGCGCCGCTGTCTGATCGCTTCCGACTGAGGCGTCTTCCCCCCCAGCAGTTGGGAGGAGGTATCCCACGATTGTCCCAGCACCCCAAGGATCTCCTTGGCCATCTGATCAAGAGGCCCTTTGGCAATGCTTGCATTGACACCCAACGCCTCGATCTCGCCCAAGTCTTCTATGGCTGTTGCAGAGAGGCTGACAATATATGCATTCTTCAAGACCTCCATCTTGCGCAGTATCCTGCATAGCCGCTTTCCGTCGATATTGGGCATAACCATATCTACGAATATGATATCGGGGGTAAAGACCTCCAGGACGTCCAGCGCCGAAAGCCCGTCTTCGGCTGTGGAGACCTCATGCCCTTCCTTTGTCAGGAGATCACTGATCACTTCCAGGATAAATCGATCATTATCGACCAGCAGTATTTTTTTCGTCATACATACCTCTCAAGCAAGCCTCTGAACCCGCCGAATCAGGGGCCCTACAGTTTGAGGAGTGCTGCCTAAGGCTTTAAGCCTGTAATCCCGCCTTGCCGGACAACCTGCGAAAAAGTTGATGCCTTATGGGGTAGATCGTCGTCAGCGTCATCCCATTTTTTTTCGGGCGATGACCTTCATACTCCCAGTCCCATCTTGCCCGGGTTAAGGATATTGTTGGGATCAAAAAGCCGCTTGATCCGCGCCATGACGTCCATTTCCACGGAATCGTGTTCGAGGGTCATGAAGGGAGCTTTGGAGAGCCCGACGCCGTGTTCTCCCGTAAGGGTGCCCCCCAGCCCGCACGTGAGTCTGAATATCTCCTCCACTGCCGCCCCTGCCCGCCGGACCTGGTCCGGATCAGCGGCGTCGTACATGATCTTGGGATGGAGATTACCGTCCCCTGCATGCCCGAATATGACAAAGGGAAGACCATACTTCAGCATAATAGCGGAGATACCGGTGAGAAGGTCGGGGACCTTGGAGATGGGGACCGCCACGTCTTCAGAGACGTTGTTGGTCCGAAGCTGGGCAGCGACGCTGCTCACAGACCTCCGGGTGGACCAGAGGGCCTCCGCCCCCTCTTTGGTATCGACGGTTTGTATATGGGTGGCATGGTTTTTCTCGAAAACCGAGACCACTTTTTCCATCTGGTAAGCGGTCTCGGCCCCGGTATATCCATCGGTCTCCACCAGGATAATCGCCATGGCATCGGGAATGTCCATGCCGCCGTGTTCCCTGAGCACCTTGATGGTGTTTTCATCAAGGATCTCGAGCACGCTCGGAATAATGCCGGAATGCATGATGTCCGTAACCGCCTGTCCTGCATCCTCCAGACGGGCAAAGCGGGCCAGCCCTGTGCTGGATGCCGTCGGCTTCGGATTGATCTTCAGAATAATCTCTGTGACAACGCCGATCGTCCCTTCCGAGCCTACGAAGAGACGGGTCAGGTCATACCCGGAAACGGATTTCATGCAGGATGACCCGGTCCGCAGGATGCGTCCGTCCGGCAGGACCACCTCCAGCCCCAGGACATAATCCCGCGTCACCCCGTATTTGGCGCCCCGGATCCCTCCGGCATTGGTAGCCACGTTTCCCCCGATGGTGCAGGCCTTGCCGCTGGCGGGATCCGGCGGGAAGAAAAATCCATGGGAGGAGAGGGCCTTCTGCAAGTCGGCATATACCACGCCCGGCTGGACAACCGCGAGACGGTCGGGAATCCGGATATCAACGATTCGGTTCATCCTGCACAGATCCATGACCAGACCCCCGCATGCCGGAACCGCCGAACCTGCCAGACCGGTCCCCGCTCCGCGGGGAATCACCGCAAGCCCGGCCCCATTGGCCAGGATCAGGATCCGGGAGATCTGCTCAGTGTTGGCGGGCCACACAGCCGCTTCGGGCCGGTGATCGTTGTCGGAGGCATCATAGGAATATGCGACCAGATCGATGAGATCATTGGTGAAATTTTCCGGACCGACAATCTCAATCAGGTCAGTTTTGATTCGGGCTTCCATCTTCTGCATATGATTCAATCAATCCTCCTGAATATCCATGGCCTGCGGGGTTGGCGCATGGGGTCTTTCTCTCCCGTCATCCGCGGGCCAAAAACCCGGCACACTTCATGGGAGCGGCAGTATAACTTTAAAATCCGGTCGTTACAACCCCAAAGGGGCGCCTTCATACCAGGTGCGTTCCCGCTGCATTCCTGACAGGATTCAAAGTACGGGGGCCGGCCTTCAAACAATACACACCCATTTTGTTTTCCGGCGGCGGGAGAACAGACCCCCACGGGCACCGGATGGAAAACGACCGATGGGAACTGGGAAACCTGATCGCACAGGTAAAAATTGTTCGGATTTTGTGCGGACTGAATCGCTTATTCCGCAAGGGCACGGTGAATGAGCTGGGTAATGTCGAGGACATCGAGGGGGAGCTTGTTCCGGCGGACATAGGTCATCATGGTCCGGACACACTGCTGGCACGAAGTCACCACCGCATCCGCACCCGTGCTCAGGACCTCCTTTATCTTCTGTTCTGCAATCCGCGCAGACAGTTTGGCATCCACCATCTCCAGGTTTCCACCGCCCCCGCAGCAGACGCAGCTCTCACGGTTATGAGGGAGTTCTACGAAGCGGACCCCCGGGATCGCACGAATCACCTCTCTCGGTTCTTCAAACACCCGGGTCCCCCGGCCCAGATCACATGGATCGTGGTAAGTGACGGTCAAGTCCAGTTCTTTAAGGGGAACGCGATTGTTTTTGATCAACTCGATTAAAAATTGACTGGCATGGGTCGTCTTGAATTCATCCGGATAATGCTCACGCCAGGTGGCATAACAGGAGGGGCATGCGAAGAGGATCTCCGTGGCGCCCTTCTCCCTAATGACAGAGAGGTTGTGCGCCATGAACTCCTGGAACATATCCTTCAACCCGGCCCCCAGCATGGGAAACCCGCAACACCACTCCGCCTCCCCCAGGAGCGTGAAATCCACGCCACTTCTGTCCAGGATCTCCGCAAGGGCCATGGGAATCTTCTGGGCCAGGGGAAAATAGGCGGCCGTACATCCCGTGAAATAGACGATATCGGCCTTTTCCCTGATATATCCGTCGTCCGGGGGCGCGTCCATATCCTCGACCCAATCGGCCCGTTCCTCATTGTCCTCTCCGAAGACATTGTGCTCTTGGCCCAGGTTTTCCCGGATCATATCTATTTTTTTGGGATAGTGGTCCGAGTTGACCATATCCTGGCGGAGCGACAGCCACAGATCCTTGAGATGGATGCCGACCGGACAGACCTCCTGGCAATTGCCGCAGAGAGTGCACCGAAAGACCGTGTCGCTGAAATGATGTAATGCCTCTTCTGAAAGGCGTTTTCGGCTGAACAGCCTGCGAAATACTCCCCCCCGGTCTTTCAATACCTCCCTGAGCCCCTTCATGCGGGAAATGGCGGAGAGCTTCCCATCATTGGATGCCGACACCGCAGGGCACACATCGGCACAGGCCTGGCAGTTGGTGCAGGCCCCTGTTTCCAGAAGCTGTTTGACACTGTAATCCTGATTGGACATGGAATTGCTCGTTACTGGTTGCTGGTTGAAGCGTAGCTGAAATCCCGTCTTCAGCGGGATTACTCGTTACTCGTTACTGGTTGCTGGTCGCTCATTTTTGGGGTTTGTTGGGTTTATTGGGTTTATTGAGTTCGTTGGGTTTTTCCTGATCTCTGATTCCTGACCACAGACATCAGGTCTTTGTTGCGGATTACTCGTTTCTGAGCCGTTCACAGCTTACTGCTACTCCCCGCTCCCTGCTCCCTGCTCGCCGCTCGCCGGCTACTCCTCTTTATATTTCTCGATGTCCGCCAACAGCCACTTCTCTATGGCCTCTTTTCCGTGGATCAGGGTTTCCATCTCCCCCTTGTCGTCCGGACGGATCTTGTACATCCAGCCTTTGCCGTAACAGTCGTCGTTGATCAGCCCGGGATTGGTCTCCAGTTCCTCGTTGACGGCCGCGATCTCTCCATTCACGGGGGCAAAGACCTTCCCCAGCCATTTGCCGGATTCGATCTTGGCAAACTTCTTCCCCTTCTTGAGCTGCTTGCCGTCATCCGGAAGCTGAACATAGACGATCTCCCCGGCCATGACCTGGGCAAAGTCATCCATCCCCATGACCAACAGGTCGCCTTCTTCCTTGATCCAGAAATGGTTTTCCTCGTAGTAAAGGTCCTCCGGCATGTTGTATCCGTGCATCTCCATCACATTTCCTCCTTAAGCCTTAATGCCTCGCAATTGATACCATGTTGTAAGAAAAAGTATTCCTGAAGCCTGAAACCCGATCCCGCAGCACCCGCGGGGTTGCCGACATCATAGGCCCTTATTCCCTCTTCTGTCATGAAAAACAAGAAAATACGGCCATCCTTCCACTGCACGCTTAGCCTTCCGTCATTCCGGCACGATTCCAGCCGGAATCACGGGACAGCACACAGCCGTTTTGATTGCGGGTATCCGCTTTAGAAATCTATCCTTCTTCCGCCTCTTCCATCAGTTCATTAATGAACTGGGGGGTATTATAGATCTTGAACTTCTGTTTTCGCAGTTTGGCATTTGCCAGGTTATGGACACAGGAATTGCATTCCGTCAGGATGATCTCGGCCCCCACCGCCTCTGCCTGGTCCAGACGCCGACGCGCCATGGCGATGGAGTTCTTGGCATAGGCCCCCCTGACCCCGCCGCCGGCCCCACAGCAGAGGGCGCTTTCCCGGTTGTCCGCCATCTCCACAAAAT is part of the Deltaproteobacteria bacterium genome and encodes:
- a CDS encoding CoA transferase: MRPLDGIKVTEMAGLAPSPYCGMLLADFGADVTVVDRLAKGAPEIPNIMEKNPFDRGKRSVRVNLKTGEGVEIVRRMIRNADVLVEPYRPGVMEALGLGPDEVMGTNPGLIYARLTGWGQNGAYAGMAGHDIDYIALSGALSLFRRKGERPLPPCNLLGDFAGGGMLCALGILLAIVERTRSGKGQVVDAAMVDGAANLSTLFYGMLAHHLMTLDIGTNVLDSGAPFYQTYETADNKFMAVGAIEGRFYAELLKGLEIDPSSLPHQMDMGKWPEMTERFTAVFKTKSRDEWTRIFEGKDACVAPVLELNEVEHHPHNREREIILTIDDVPQPAPAPRLSRTPGQATPARGRRGANTKEMLGDLGYLEEDVQKFFQNQIVE
- a CDS encoding lipoate--protein ligase family protein: MELYNLGKVPWDESQLIYHALARLGREALSLVSPATPYVCIGFHQDVEQEVDLGFCRANHIPVFRREVGGGAVYLDGHQLFFQLVLHKNNPQVPRNKEAFYRKFLQPILDVYQRVGIPVRFKPVNDVVAGTRKISGTGAGEIGDAVVFVGNLIVDFDYEMMAKVLRVPDEKFRDKVHKTLYDNLSTIRRELGTDAAREWTEARLNRLMGEAFQALLGPMTPGVRDRALMKKMDDLRERMLSEEWLHQKGRPREGRSVKIRAGIDVVQRVHKAAGGLIRSDFEVEEGRFRRVRLSGDFFCFPEGAVHLLEGSLDSRRIESARDLLAAFYKETGAETPGIEIDDWMKVLAYGA
- a CDS encoding MFS transporter codes for the protein MTDPKKHPPAGLSWAIWGLGAAFYLSGFYQRVAPAVMTDHLMADFSIGAAALGNLSAFYFYSYVAMQIPTGILADSWGPKKLLTTGAFIACLGAFLFAMAPVLILANIGRLLIGGAVGVAWVAMLKLSMHWFPPRRFALTSGLGLFCGVVGAVSAGVPLRILVEHFGWRPVMLASAGVSLAIAVAIWIVVRDDPSERGYASFIPSANIRPDAAASVFAGLLKVFHYKNTWLLSIAPAGMAGPVLAFSGLWGVPFLSTHYGLSPAESAALTSVLLIAWAFGGPVLGAMSDRIGRRKPLYAAGCFVACAGWGLILFMPQWPVWLLTVLISIVGFASGAMIIGFAFVKESVPPSLTGTVSGVCNMGVMTGAMVLQPVMGWVLDRNWSGGLENGVKIYQLNAYQSAFSLMIMGSILSAVLICFTTETHCRQLVD
- a CDS encoding PAS domain S-box protein, which translates into the protein MTKKILLVDNDRFILEVISDLLTKEGHEVSTAEDGLSALDVLEVFTPDIIFVDMVMPNIDGKRLCRILRKMEVLKNAYIVSLSATAIEDLGEIEALGVNASIAKGPLDQMAKEILGVLGQSWDTSSQLLGGKTPQSEAIRQRRITRELLLGMRHLEVILEQMDEGIFDIASDGRIVYANRGASEVTGLPEEDVLGHYFPDLFAKDDRVRIAKFLEDESDHAKRISEECPLSLNGKQVTIDVQPIPGDDGKVIVILKDVTHQKEAEKALKKSEERYRLLFENASDAIFVLQEGRIKFPNKRAVEIFGMDRADPAEIRFLDCVHPEERDAVAERYRRGLAGEEFSGTYAFRILHRAYEELWVELNSVPIRWEEKPAILSFLRDITDKRRLETHFHRSQRMASIGTLAGGIAHEFNNLLMVIQANASLALYGKDPSSPECERLRNIEGYVQKGAEMTRHLLAFARERRYRPELTDLNQLLKRTEELFVRTKKEISVHPTYQKGILMVEVDPVQIEQVLMSLCINAWQAMPDGGVLFLETKNIRLGREFVHTYGVDPGRYVRISVRDTGMGMDAWTLEKIFEPFFTTKTVGQGMGLGLAAAYGIIRNHGGIMDASSEKTKGSTFNIYLPASKQESPGKEGGDRDQGLLL
- a CDS encoding FAD-binding protein; the encoded protein is MEARIKTDLIEIVGPENFTNDLIDLVAYSYDASDNDHRPEAAVWPANTEQISRILILANGAGLAVIPRGAGTGLAGSAVPACGGLVMDLCRMNRIVDIRIPDRLAVVQPGVVYADLQKALSSHGFFFPPDPASGKACTIGGNVATNAGGIRGAKYGVTRDYVLGLEVVLPDGRILRTGSSCMKSVSGYDLTRLFVGSEGTIGVVTEIILKINPKPTASSTGLARFARLEDAGQAVTDIMHSGIIPSVLEILDENTIKVLREHGGMDIPDAMAIILVETDGYTGAETAYQMEKVVSVFEKNHATHIQTVDTKEGAEALWSTRRSVSSVAAQLRTNNVSEDVAVPISKVPDLLTGISAIMLKYGLPFVIFGHAGDGNLHPKIMYDAADPDQVRRAGAAVEEIFRLTCGLGGTLTGEHGVGLSKAPFMTLEHDSVEMDVMARIKRLFDPNNILNPGKMGLGV
- a CDS encoding (Fe-S)-binding protein, with translation MSNQDYSVKQLLETGACTNCQACADVCPAVSASNDGKLSAISRMKGLREVLKDRGGVFRRLFSRKRLSEEALHHFSDTVFRCTLCGNCQEVCPVGIHLKDLWLSLRQDMVNSDHYPKKIDMIRENLGQEHNVFGEDNEERADWVEDMDAPPDDGYIREKADIVYFTGCTAAYFPLAQKIPMALAEILDRSGVDFTLLGEAEWCCGFPMLGAGLKDMFQEFMAHNLSVIREKGATEILFACPSCYATWREHYPDEFKTTHASQFLIELIKNNRVPLKELDLTVTYHDPCDLGRGTRVFEEPREVIRAIPGVRFVELPHNRESCVCCGGGGNLEMVDAKLSARIAEQKIKEVLSTGADAVVTSCQQCVRTMMTYVRRNKLPLDVLDITQLIHRALAE
- a CDS encoding glycine cleavage system protein H; amino-acid sequence: MEMHGYNMPEDLYYEENHFWIKEEGDLLVMGMDDFAQVMAGEIVYVQLPDDGKQLKKGKKFAKIESGKWLGKVFAPVNGEIAAVNEELETNPGLINDDCYGKGWMYKIRPDDKGEMETLIHGKEAIEKWLLADIEKYKEE